TTGAACTCCTCGGGCAAGGCATGGGCGCCGAGGAACGTTGTCTTGATCGTCACCGGACGCAAGGTGCCCAATCGGCGCGCCGCTGACAGCATCTTCAATTCGCTATCGCGCGTCAGTCCATAGCCGGATTTGATCTCGATGGTCGTGACGCCTTCCGCGCGCAAAGCATCAAGGCGCGGCAGCGCCAGATCGACCAGTTCGTCTTCGCTGGCTTCCCGCGTTGCGCGCACGGTCGAGAGGATGCCGCCGCCGGCCAGTTGCAACTCCGCATAGCTTGCGCCGTTGAGACGCATTTCGAATTCCCGCGAACGATCGCCGCCGAACACGAGATGGGTGTGGCAATCGATCAGACCTGGTGTCACCCAACGGCCGTCGCCTTTCCACACGTCGCGCGCCAGTGCCGACGGCCGGCCCGGCAGTTCACTGACCGGTCCGGCATAAACAATCTTACCGTCGGCGATGGCCAAGGCGCCCTCCTCGACAGCGCCATAACCTTCTTCGCTTTCGGCCATGGTCGCTAAACGCACGTCGATCCAGAGCGTATCCCACATGGTTGCCACGCTTTCCTTTTCGCGCATGAAGTGGCACGCTTATGCCGCTTTGCGCCGCTGCGCAAGGTGTCGACAGACAAGGTGGTGGTGGTTCCGCGCCGCGTGATACAGACCGGCGCGAGATTGGGGAGCCATGGATTTTTTTGCCAAGTCCGCCCTTTTATCCAGGGGCTGGGCACAGGATGTTTTGTTGCGAACCGACGACGACGGGTTGCTGAGTGAGGTCCGCAGCAATGCCCGGCCGACACGCGCGTCGCTTCGTCTGGCCGGTCCGGTTCTACCCGGCATGCCGAACCTTCATAGCCACGCGTTCCAGCGCGCCATGGCCGGCCTTGCCGAGAGCGCCGGCAAAGCGCCCGACAGCTTCTGGACCTGGCGCGAAGTGATGTACCGGTTCGTCACCCGGCTCGACCCCGAACAGCTCGGCGCGATCGCCGCGCAGCTTTATTTGGAAATGCTCAAGGCCGGCTATACGTCGGTGGCGGAGTTTCACTATCTGCATCACCAGCCCGGCGGACGTCCTTATGACGACCTGGCCGAAATGGCGAACCGGATCGTGCGCGCCGCACAGCAGACCGGCATCGGCCTGACGTTGTTGCCAGCGCTTTACGCATATGGAGGCTTTGGCGGCAAACAACCGGCGCGCGGCCAAGCCCGCTTCATCAACGGCGCCGATCGGTTCCTCCGGCTCGTGCAGGAACTGAAGGCGCGCCACGACAACAAACCGAACATGCGTATCGGCATCGCGCCGCACTCCCTTCGCGCGGTCACCAAAGGCCTTTTGTCGGAGACACTGACCGGCTTGAACCGAATGGATGACACCGCGCCGGTCCACATTCATATCGCCGAACAAACGCGCGAGGTCGAGGAGTGTCAGGAGTGGTCGGGCATGCGTCCGGTGACGTGGCTCTACAACCACTTTGATGTCGGGCAGCGTTGGTGCCTGGTGCATGCAACGCACATCAACCGCATGGAAGCCTGGATGGTCTCTAACAGCCGCGCAGTCGCCGGACTGTGCCCGACCACGGAGGCAAACCTCGGCGACGGCATCTTTCCGCTCGGACTCTACATGCGTGGCGAAGGCTCGTTCGGCATCGGCTCCGACAGCCACATCTCGGTCAGTCCGATCGAGGAACTCAGGTGGCTTGAATACGTGCAGCGGCTGCGCCGGGAGATCCGCAATGTCGCGGTGACCGATCGCCAGCGCCATGTCGGCATGCGGCTATGGCACGACACCGTCGCCGGGGGCGCCCAGGCGTTGGGGCAACCGGTGGGCGGCCTGAAGGTAGGCAACCGCGCCGACTTTATCGTCGTCGATGGGAGCCATCCGCTGCTCATCGGGCGCGACGGCGCGACACTCGTCGACTCTCTTGTCTTCTCCGGCAATCAGAATCCCATCACGGACGTCTTCGTCGGCGGCGAACAGGTGATCACCGAAGGCTCTCACGAACGCGAGGAAGCCATCACGCGCCGGTTCCGGCGCGCGATCAATCAGCTGCACGCCTAGTCTCGGTTCGGCGCACAACGCTCGGTCGGTGCTCTCCTGCAATTTGAGAACCATTCTGCAACCACAACATGTCAGCAAAACTGGCAAACTATGACGCCAGTCTCACCGTTCCCACTCGCATAAGTTGCGAACCAGATCTACCTTGAACCAAGCGATGCTCTATCCCGGGTTGCAACCGGCCATGTGGCCGGCGGCGCCATCGGTGTGAGCGACGTAAGAAGACAGAATCTGGAGGGACTTGGATTATGTCTCTTGGACGCCGAGACGTTTACGACCGCCGTGGCGAACCACGAACGGACATGCTGCAACGTTCAAACCTTGTCTTCGGAGACAGGGACACATCGGTCACCGGGCTGATCCGCAGTTGGGACTTGGGAAGCGACTTCAGGTACCTGCCGCGAACAAGGTCTCGGGCATGAAATGCCGGAAGCCGCCATCGCGCACCAGTGACGCGATAGCGTCGATG
The sequence above is a segment of the Pseudomonadota bacterium genome. Coding sequences within it:
- a CDS encoding formimidoylglutamate deiminase, with amino-acid sequence MDFFAKSALLSRGWAQDVLLRTDDDGLLSEVRSNARPTRASLRLAGPVLPGMPNLHSHAFQRAMAGLAESAGKAPDSFWTWREVMYRFVTRLDPEQLGAIAAQLYLEMLKAGYTSVAEFHYLHHQPGGRPYDDLAEMANRIVRAAQQTGIGLTLLPALYAYGGFGGKQPARGQARFINGADRFLRLVQELKARHDNKPNMRIGIAPHSLRAVTKGLLSETLTGLNRMDDTAPVHIHIAEQTREVEECQEWSGMRPVTWLYNHFDVGQRWCLVHATHINRMEAWMVSNSRAVAGLCPTTEANLGDGIFPLGLYMRGEGSFGIGSDSHISVSPIEELRWLEYVQRLRREIRNVAVTDRQRHVGMRLWHDTVAGGAQALGQPVGGLKVGNRADFIVVDGSHPLLIGRDGATLVDSLVFSGNQNPITDVFVGGEQVITEGSHEREEAITRRFRRAINQLHA